Proteins found in one Planctomicrobium piriforme genomic segment:
- a CDS encoding type II toxin-antitoxin system ParD family antitoxin, with translation MVITLPKELEQFVAREIAAGKFRSNEEAVAEALWLLRSREERLDGLRADLQLGIDQMANGERILIDSPEAKDGLLADIERRACSELGFSVSGSIN, from the coding sequence ATGGTCATCACTTTGCCCAAAGAACTCGAGCAATTTGTGGCGCGGGAAATTGCCGCAGGTAAGTTTCGGTCCAATGAAGAGGCGGTTGCGGAAGCCTTGTGGCTCTTGCGCAGCCGTGAGGAACGCCTCGACGGTTTACGAGCCGATCTCCAACTTGGGATCGATCAAATGGCAAATGGCGAGAGGATTCTCATCGACTCGCCGGAGGCGAAAGATGGTCTGCTGGCTGACATTGAGCGTCGAGCCTGTTCTGAATTGGGATTCAGCGTCAGTGGAAGCATCAACTAG
- a CDS encoding DUF433 domain-containing protein gives MPKLDYRNLEKDPARCGGQAVVTGTRIRVATILTCYRLGMTVEEIVQQYPVLRPADVHDALAYAYDHLTEIEDDLAADEEAFNQGAGTRI, from the coding sequence ATGCCAAAACTCGATTATCGAAATCTTGAAAAAGATCCAGCACGATGCGGCGGCCAGGCTGTGGTGACAGGCACTCGCATTCGAGTGGCGACGATCCTGACATGTTACCGCCTCGGGATGACGGTCGAGGAAATTGTCCAACAATATCCGGTCCTGCGACCAGCCGACGTGCATGATGCTCTCGCCTACGCGTACGACCACCTGACCGAGATTGAAGACGATCTGGCGGCCGATGAAGAAGCATTCAATCAGGGAGCGGGAACGAGAATTTGA